Part of the Benincasa hispida cultivar B227 chromosome 12, ASM972705v1, whole genome shotgun sequence genome is shown below.
CACCCGAGCAGTTACAACAGACTCGACCGCAGGATAGAGATATGCAGGGCCTATCTCTTGAGGCTAAACATTTGAGGGATTTCCGGAAGTATGACCCTCGCCCCTTTGATGGATCGTTGGGGGACCCCACCAAAGTAGAGATGTGGTTGTCATCTATTGAGACAATATTCAGTTCTATGAGGTGCCCGGAAGAGCACAAGCTTCAATGCGCAGTCTTCATGTTGGCTGGTAATGCGGAAATCTGGTGGTGTTCAGCAGAAAAGATGATTGATACTGGTGGTGAACTTGCAACCTAGGAGCAGTTCAAGGAGCACTTTTATAAGAAGTACTTTTCGGCCAATACCCGATACAACAAACAGGCAAAATTCTTGAACTTGAGGCAGGGAGTTATGTCAGTGGAGGAGTATGAGCAGAAATTTGATAAGCTGTCTCGCTTTGCTCCTGAACTAGTAGCCATCGAGGCAGCGAGGATAGAGAGATTCATCCAGGGCCTGAGGAGTGGACTGCGAGGGATGGTGCATGCCTTGGACCTCAAGACGTATGCTGCGACACTATGGGCCACCGTGAGGATTGGGACCTCTGCAGGTCAGAAAAGGAAGGCTGAGCCCAGGGCTCCTAAGCATCAGTAGAGGAACCAGAACACAGTGAATGCTCCACGTTAATGAGGATAACAGGGTTCCTAGGTTGTGACTGGCAGAGAGGATAGGCCAATATGTACCACTTGTGGTAAGCGACACTGGGGATGTTGTCTAGCCACTCTAGGATATGTTTTCGATGTGGCCAGAAGGGGCATATGTCAGATAGATGCCCAAGGAAGAACGCGCCTGAACACAAGGGCCAGCCCGTAAGTTTGTTTCAGGGAGGCCCGAGTCATCAGCAACAGCAGGGTAGGGTGTTTTCTACCACTCGGCGTGAGGCCGAGAAGTCATTCACAGTTGTGACAGGTacacttcccattttggggcACCATGCTTTAGTTTTGTTTAACTCTGGCTTTTCACATTCATTTATATCTGCTGTATTTGTGAGGCATGCCATGTTAGACTCAGAACCTTTGCCATTTGCATTGTCCATTTCCACTCCATCAAgagagatcatgttagctacagaaaagataaaagcatgtcaggtAGAGGTAGCCAATCACGCATTAGATGTAACCttgataattttagatatgGGCGATTTTTATGTGATATTGTGCATGGATTGGTTAGCTATTAATCATACCAGCATAGATTTCTCCCGTAAGGAGGTCATTTTTAACCCTCCTACAGGAgccagttttaagtttaaagggaTTGGGACCATAGTCCTACCCAAAGTGATTTCAACATTGAAGGCTAGTAGACTATTCGATCAAGGAGCCTGGGGCTTTACGGCCAGTGTGGTGGACACTAGAGAGACTGAAGTCACCTTGACTTTGGAGCCAATAGTGAGGGATTTTCCAGACGTTTTTCCAAAGGATCTTCCCGAACTGCCCTCGTAGTGGgtgatagattttgctattgaGTTGAAGCCAGGCACAAACCCTATTTTGAAGGCTTCATATAGGATGGCCCCGACAGATTTGAAGGAACAGAAGGTCCAATTACAAGAGTTGTTGGACAAGGGTTTCATACGCCCTAGTGTGTCACCATGGGGTGCACCtattttgtttgtgaaaaagaagaatGGATCGTTACgtctatgcattgattacagagAGCTGAACAAGGTGACCGTCAAGAACAAGTATCCCCTTCCCAAGATTGATGTAAAAATCGTCTATAGTAGCGTGCTAACCCCGGAAACTGCGCATTTCACCTGATTGTGGTGGATGAGCCCAACTCATAACTGCCTCAATCTTTGGTAGGATCCACAGATAAACCTTCTTTCGACACCACATGCCTAGAAAGGACACTTGCCTCAACCAAAATtcacattttgaaaacttagcATACAACGATTTGCCCTCAACGTCACCAAAACTTTTTCGCAAATGCTCCTCATGTCCGACCTCTGTCTTGGAATATACCAAGATATctcaaataaaaacaattacaaaGGTGTCGAGGAATTTCCTTGAACACCTTATTCCATCAAAATCCATGAACACTGCTGGTGCATTCGTTAGACTACACAATCAACTAGGACTTAATAATGTCCATACCTCGTAACCAAAAATTGTCTGGGTATGTCACTGTCCTTTATTCTCAAACTGGTGGTATCACTTGACCGGAGATCAATCTTGGAGAATACCGTAGTACCCTTGCAACTGGTCAAAATCAAATCATCAATCTTGGGAAGGGGATACTTGTTCTTGACGGTCACCTTTTCAGCTctctgtaatcaatgcataggacGTAACGATCCATTCTTCttttttcacaaacaaaataGTGTGCAGCCACCATGGTGAACACACTAGGGCGTATGAAACCCTTGTCCACAACTCTTGTAATTGGACCTTCTGTTTCCTTCAAATCTGTCGGGGCCATCCTATATGAAGCTTCAAAATAGGGTTTGTGCCGGCTTCAACtcaatagcaaaatctatcacCCACTACGAGGGCAGTTTCGGAAGAATCCTTTGGAAAAACGTCTGCAAATCCCTCACTATTGGCTCCAAAGTCACAAGGTGACTTCAGTCTCTCTAGTGTCCACCACACTGGCCGTAAAGCCCAGGCTCGCTTGATCGAATTAGTCTACTAGCCTTCAATGTTAAATCCATTTGGGTAGGACTATGGTCCCAATCCctttaaaacttaaaactgGCTCCTGTAGGAGGGTTAAAAAATGACCTCCTTACAGGGAGACAATCTATGCTGGTAATGTTAATAGCTAACCAATCCATGCACAATATCACATAAAAATCGCCcatatctaaaattatcaatttaCATTCTAATGCGATGATTGGCTACCTCTacctgacatgcttttatcttttctgtACTAACATGATCTCTCTTGATGGGATGGGAAATGGACAATGCAAATGGCAAAGGTTCTGAGTCTAACAATGGCATGCCTCACAAATTAACAGGCAGActataaatgatgtgaaaagCCAGAGTTAAACAAAACTAAAGCAATGGTgccccaaaatgggaagtgtACCTGTCACAACTGTGAATGACTTCTCGGCCTCACGCCGAGTGGTAGAAAAACACCTACCCTGCTGTTGCTGATGACGGGCCTCCTGACAAACTAGGGCTGGCCCTTGTGTTCAGGCGCGTCTTTTGGCATCTATCTACATATGCCCTTCTGGCCCACATCGAAAAAACAATATCCTAGAGTGGCTAGACAAACATCCCCAGTGTCGTCTTACACAATGGTACATATTGGCCTATCCTCTCTGCCAGTCACAAACCTAAGGAACCCTGTTATCCTCATTAACGTGGAGCATTCCACTGTGTTTCTGGTTCCTCTAACTGATGCTTAGGAGCCCTGGGCTCAGCCTTCCTTTTACTGACCTGCAGAGGTCCAATCCTCACGGTGGCCATAGTGTCCGGCAGCAATCACGTCTTGAGGTCCAAGGCATGCACCATCCCTCGCAGTCCACTCCTCAGGCCCTGGATGAATCTCTTCTATCCTCGGCATGCCCTCGATGGCTACTAGTTCAGGAGCAAAGCGAGAACAGCTTATCAAATTTCTGGCTCATACCTCCTCCACTTGACATAACCTCCCTGCCTCAAGTTCAAGAATTTTTGCCTTGTTTGTTGTATCGGGTATTGGCCGAAAAGTACTTCTTATAAAAGTGCTCCTTGACTGCTCCTAGTTGCAAGTTCACCACCACTATCAATCATCTTTTCTGCTGAACACCACCAGATTTCCGCATTACCAGCCAACATGAAGACTGCGCATTGAAGCTTGTGCTCTTCCGGGCACCTCATAGAACtgaaatatttcttcaatagATGGCAACCACATCTCTACTTTGGTGGGGTCCCCCAACGATCCATCAAAGGGGCGAGGGTCATACTTCCGGATAATCCCTCAAATGTTTAGCCTCAAGAGATAGGCCCCTGCATATCTTCTATCCTGCGGTCGAGTCTGTTGTAACGCTCGGGTGGCACCGGTTCCTCCTGAGCCCTGGTCTGGGCAGTCTGTTTCTATCCCATCGTCTACGAATCACTTTTACAGCTTTNNNNNNNNNNNNNNNNNNNNNNNNNTGATTAAAAAGAGCGCCAACCTCTCCACTAATACTGAAATTCGCCTGGCGGCTGACTGCCAACCCTACAAAAAACTCTCTATTGGCCAGTATTCAAGGGTCCGTCTCTCCTGCGCATGCAAAATCTTCTGCCTTTAGACTCGGTCCACCAGCAACTATGCGTGACTAACTGCTGTCGTTAACCCTTTCCATTTAAGCCACTGCAATCTTGCCCTCTCCAGTTCCCTGCACAAGTGAATCTGTCTGGTAATGAGAGGTGCTCTGAATGATAGCCACCTTTCTGCTTAAAGGGCATCTATTTACTACATTTGCTTTTCCCGGATGGTACAAATCTCACAATCATAATCCTTCACAGCtccaaccatcttctttgcctcatgtttaactccTTCTGAGTGAGAAAAAGTATCTTCAAACTCTTGCGGTCGGTGAAGATCTTGTTATCTTCTACATCCATATAAGTAATGCCTCTAGATCTTGAGACGCAATAACCACTGTTCACTAACTCCAAGTCGTGCGTGGGATAATTCTGTTCATGGCTTATTTAGCTGACGTGAAGCATAAGCAACTACTCTCCCTGCTGACATCAGTACACATCCCAACCCCTTCTTGGACGCATCACTCGTATAAATGACAAACCACCTAGATCCATCCTGATATTGTAAGAACTGAGGCTAAACTAAACTCTGCTTGAGGTCTCTAGAAACTGTTTTCACAAGCCTCATTCCAAACAAAATGCTACTCCCTTCTGGGTCAACTGAGTCAATGGGGTGGCTATGCGAGAGAAGTCCTTTTAAAAATCGTCTATAGTAGCTTGCTAACCCCAGGAAACTGCGCATTTCACCTGATTGTGTTGGATGAGCCCAACTCATAACTGCCTCAATCTTTGGTAGGATCCACAGAGAAACCTTCCTTCGACACCACATGCTTAGAAAGGACACTTCCTCaaccaaaaatcacattttgaaaacttagcATACAACTGATTGCCCTCAAGGTCACCAAAACTTTTTCGCAAATGCTCCTCATGTCCGACCTCTGTCTTGGAATATACCAAGATctcatcaataaaaacaattacaaaGGTGTCGAGGAATTTCCTTGAACACCTTATTCCATCAAATCCATGAACACTGCTGGTGCATTCGTTAGAGCTCGAACGACATCACTACGCGAACTTAataatgtccatacctcgaACCAAAAATtgtcttgggtatgtcactgtCCTTTATTCTCAATTCTGGTGGTATCGCTGACCGGAGATCAATCTTGGAGAATACCGTAGTAACCCTTGCCAACTGGTCAAATCAAATCAGTAAAGGACTTCTCTCGCATAGCCACCCCATTGACTCAGTTGACCCAGAAGGGAGTAGCATTTGTTTGGAATGAGGCTTGTGAAAACAGTTTCTAGGACCTCAAGCAGAGGTTAGTTTTAGCCTCAGTTCTTACAATATCGGATGGATCAGGTGGTTTTGTCATTTACAGTGATGCGTCCAAGAAGGGGTTGGGATGTGTACTGATGCAGCAGGGCAGAGTAGTTGCTTATGCTTCACGTCAGCTAAATAAGCATGAACAGAATTATCCCACGCACGACTTGGAGTTAGGAACAGTGGTTTTTGctctcaagatctagaggcattacttatatggagagaagataCAGATCTTCACCGACCGCAAGAGtttgaagtactttttcactcagaaggagttaaacatgaggcaaagaagatggttggaGCTGGTGAAGGATTATGATTGTGAGATTTTGTACCATCCGGGAAAAGCAAATGTAGTAGTAGATGCTTTAAGCAGAAAGGTGGCTCATTCAGCAGCTCTCATTACCAGACAGATTCACTTGTGCAGGGAACTGGAGAGGGCAGAGATTGCAGTGGCTATGGGAAAGGTTACGACACAGTTAGCATAGTTGTCGGTGCGACCGAGTCTAAGGCAGAAGATTATTGATGCGCAGAGAGACGACCCTTATCTGGAATAGAGAGTTTGTAGGGTGGAGTCAGGCCAGGCGAATTCTCAGTATTAGTGGAAGGTGGCCTCTTTTATCAGGGACGTTTGTGCGTGCCAGCAATTAGTGATATTAAAGATGAGTTGTTGTCAGAGGCCCATAATTCCTTATTTTCGATTCACCTCGACAGCACCAAGATATATCAGGACTTGAAACGTTACAACTGGTGGAATGATATGAAGAGAGAAATTGCAAAGTTCGTCAATAAGTGCTTGGTGTGCCAACAAGTGAAAGCCCCGAGGCAGAAACCAGCAGGCTTGTTACAACCATTGAGTGTActagaatggaagtgggagcatgtgtctATGCACTTCATCGTGGGGTTGCTACGGACAGTCAAAGGGTTCACTGTGATATGGGTTGTGGTAGACAGACTTACAAAGTTAGCACATTTCATACCTGGGAAGTCCACCTTTTCAGTGAATAAGTGGGCNNNNNNNNNNNNNNNNNNNNNNNNNNNNNNNNNNNNNNNNNNNNNNNNNNNNNNNNNNNNNNNNNNNNNNNNNNNNNNNNNNNNNNNNNNNNNNNNNNNNNNNNNNNNNNNNNNNNNNNNNNNNNNNNNNNCACAAGGTACCTATGTCCATCGTATCGGACAGAGACCCTCGTTTCACGTCTAATTTCTGGAAAAGTCTTCAGGCAGCGTTGAGGACTCGGTTGGATTTCAGTATAACTTTTCACCCACAGACTGATGGGTAGACCGAGCGGTTGAATCAGATATTGAAAGACATGTTGCGTGCCTGTGCCATAGAGTTTTCAGGAAGCTGGGATGCTCACTTGCATTTAATGGAGTTTGCATATAATAATAGCTACCAGTCCACTATTGGGATGTCACCATTTAAGGCCCtatatgggaagagttgcaggtcccctgtgtgttgggatgaggtagaAGAGAGAAAATTGTTAGGACCTAAATTAATTCAGTCCACGAATGAGAcaatacagaagatcagggctCGTATGCAAAGAGCTTAGAGCAGATAGAAAAGCTATGCCCATGTAAGAcgtaaggacctggaatttgagactggtgtgaaagtgttcttaaagtggcacccatgaaaggtATTCTGAGGTTTGGCAGGAAGAGGAAGTTGAGTCCAAGATTCATTGGACTTTTCGAGGCCCTGGAACGAGTTGGCCCCGTAGCTTTCCATATTGCATTGCCCCCAGCACTGTCTTCatttcataatgtcttccattttcgatgctaaggaagtatgtgacagactcgtcccatgtagttgactacgagcccttacagttgaatgacaacttgagctacgaggagaagccTATAGAGATCCTCGCCAGAGAGGTAAAAACATTGCGCCGCTGGAAAATTGCTTTTGTGAAAGTCCTGTGGCAGAATCACCAATTCAAGGAGGCTATctgggagcgagaggatgagatgaaggccCAGTACCCGAAGCTTTTCCAaaaatgaactttcgaggacgaaagttctttgaggagggaagaatgtaacaccccgtacattttttagtaataatgtaattttagtaactttattatttggaatttcagtaattgttattagttggagggaattttttgggattttggacttcaagtgtaagtacgggaatttaattattggcgtgaaattattcaatttggaaattaatggcaggaattaattttcttttgaaaaggaaaggaatttaatagta
Proteins encoded:
- the LOC120092940 gene encoding uncharacterized protein LOC120092940 isoform X6 encodes the protein MLSSHSRICFRCGQKGHMSDRCPRKNAPEHKGQPVSLFQGGPSHQQQQGRVFSTTRREAEKSFTVVTDLSLGNCWSGCPAGLRSFSTSFVWERVQLKLQLWNFDSRLFHSKEKINLLVILGLNLRFHLT
- the LOC120092940 gene encoding uncharacterized protein LOC120092940 isoform X7 produces the protein MLSSHSRICFRCGQKGHMSDRCPRKNAPEHKGQPVSLFQGGPSHQQQQGRVFSTTRREAEKSFTVVTDLSLGNCWSGCPAGLRSFSTSFVWERVQLKLQLWNFDSRLFHSKEKINLLVILGLNLRK